ATGTCGCTGGACATTGTGGCATACCGCAGGGGCCTGTTGCGCAAGGCATCGCGTCCGTGGGCATGTACATCGAAGGCACTCTCACGCCACACTGGCCCCGCGACGAGCAGTCGGAGCCACCGGCGCCGCGCGAACTCACTGCGTGCACGCTCATGAACTGCGTCATACCGGTGCTTCGCGGCAACGGAGGGTGCCTTGTTCAGGCAAGTGCTCGATCCATTCGACAATCTGGCCGCCACCGCGACGGTCGCGTTGCTCCCGCTGGCAGTGCTGCTGGTCCTGCTGGTGGTGCTGCGCCAGACTGCCTGGCTGGCGGCGCTGGTCGGCTCCCTCGTCACGTTCCTGATCGCCTGGGCGGCCTGGGACATGCCGTTCGACCTGGGCGCGCGCGCCTACTACTACGGCAGCTTGAACGGACTCTGGGCGGTCGACTGGATCACGTTCTGGGGCCTGATCCTGTTCAACACGTTGGTGGTGACCGGTCGCTTCGACCGGCTGCGCGCCTGGTTGGTGGCGCAGGGCACCGCGGACGTCCGCATCCAGACGCTGCTGTTCGCCTGGGCCTTCGGCGCGCTGCTGGAAGGCCTGGTCGGCTTCGGCTATCCGTGGGCGGTGGTCGCGCCGCTGCTGATCGGGCTGCGGATCCCGGACAAGGACGCGATCCGGGTCGCCGCGATCGCCAACAATGCGCCGGTCTCCTACGGCGCGCTCGGCGCGCCGGTGATCGCGCTGGCCGCAGTCACCGGGCTGCCGCTGATCGACCTGTCCGGCTCGATCGGCGCGGTCGTCGCGGTGCTGGCCCTGCTTCCGCCGTTCATCCTGATCTACCTGGTGTCCGGCAAACGCGGGCTGCGGGACGGCTGGCCGTTGGCCATCGTCGGCTCGCTCGGTTACATCGCGGGTCAACTGCCGGTCGCGGTCTATCTCGGCCCGTACCTGCCCGACGTGATCGGGTCGATCACCTGCTTCGTCGCGTTGTTCGTGCTGATCCGGTTCTGGCGGCCGGCGACGGTGCTCGGCTACGGCGGGGAGCCGGTGTCGCAGGCGGACATCGACGCGGACCGGAATCGTGGCCCGGCGCTGTCGGCCTCCGCGGTGCTCGGCGCCTGGTTGCCATTCCTGGTGCTGATCGGGGTCGTGGTCGCGTGGACCGGGCCGTGGTCGCGGCTGCCCGGCGTTTCCTGGCTGACGCTCAAGGTGGGGGCGATCTCCGCGGTCAGCCACAAGCCGATCAAGGCGGCCTTCGACTTCAAGCCCTGGATCGGCGGAACCTCGATCCTGGTCTCGTGGCTGATCGTCGCGGTGCTGCTGCGGTTGAGCTTCGCCCAGTTGCGTCAGATTTTCGCGAAGACCCTGCGCCAGATCTGGGGTGCGGCGCTGGTCGGCGTCTTCATCTTCGGCCTGGCCTACGTCTACAACTACTCCGGCATGGCGGCCTCGCTGGCCAGCGCGCTGTCCAAGATGGGCGACTGGTTCATCCTGTTCTCCCCGATCCTGGGGTTGATCGGGGTGGCGCTGTCAGGCAGCAACACCTCGACGAACGCGATGTTCGGCGCGGTGCAGGTGCTGGTCGGCAAGCTGCGCGGCTTCCCGCCGCTGCTGCTGCCCACGTTGAACTCGGTCGGCGCGGAGGTCGGCAAGCCGATCGCGCCGCAGACCGCGAGCGTCGGCGTCGCCACCACGCGCTTCGTGCGCAAGGAAGGCGAGATCATCCGCCACAACTTCGGCTGGACGCTGGTCATCCTCGCCTGGCTGCTGCTGATCGGCGTCGCGCGTTACCTGGCCTTCGACTGGTGAGCGGGCCGCACCGGGCACTCGGCCGGCAAGAAACCAAGCGGGCCCTGGGTGTTTCCGCGGAATCCGGTCCCACCCTCCGCACAGCTCAGCGAGTCTTGGTGAACGTCACCGTGTAGGACTTGCCCGCCACCTTGGTCAGCTCGACCTTGATGTGCCCCGCGGTGACCGACCTTCCCTGACGCAGCGTCAGTTTCTTCTTCCCGACGGTCAGCACCAGTTGCTTGGCCGAGGCACTGTCCAGTTTCGCGGTCGTGCCCAGGACCGCAGCGGTGCCGGTGGCTGTGCTCGCGAAGATCACCGTGCACGTCGCGCCGGAACAGCTGGTGTGCAGTCCGCCCGGCATCGAGGCAGCCATCTTCGGGTCGGACATGTTCATGGGCATCGCCGAGGACGCCATCTTGGACCCGTCCGGCATTGTCATCGACCCGGCCGCAGGCGCGGCGGACGATCCTCCGCCGGACATCCCAGGCATCGAAGACATCGACGAGCCGGGACCCATGTCCATGCCGGACATCGGGTTGGAGTCGTCGGAGGAGTTCGCATTGCCGGACTGCCCGATCACGGTACCGAGGACCATCACTGCGCCGCTCACACCTGCGAAGAACGGCATGACCGCGAAGTTCTGAGTTCTCATCGAAGGCTCCTCGACGTCAACTGATCGCCGCGCCGTGCCGGTCGGAGGACCAGAAGTCGGCGCCGGAATCCTCGGCGCGCAGTTTCTTGTAGGACCGGGCACCCGCGCGATCCGGCCGGTGCAGCCAGGACGGCTTGCGCGGGCGGGCGATCAACCGCAGCAGGCCCCGTGGGCCGGCGGTCGCGAGGATGTGCCTGACTCGCTGCACCAGGTCGGCGCTGAACCCGCTGATTCCTCTCGGACCGAGGAATACCCCGGCCATCAGCGCGACACCGCCGAGCAGCAGAGGTTGGAAATGGTACTGCTCCAGTGCCATCGGCAGGGCCATGAAGAACATGCCGGTCACGAAAACCGCCGGCACGGAGTCGAAGCCGGCGAAGACCGGGATGGCCAGGTAGAACAGTGACTGCATGGCGAAGAACTGCGAGATACCGGGCGGAGCGCCCAGTTGGGGTGCCCAGAACGCCCCGCCGACCCCCGCGAACAGGCCACCGAGAGCGAAAGCCCCGATCCGGTAGGTCCACGGGTTGATGCCAACCGCGGCAGCGGCCTGCTTGTCGTTGCCGACCGCCATCATCGCCCGGCCGTACCGAGAACTCCGGAACCGCTCCACCAGCACGATGCAAACGATCGAGATGCCCATCAGGAAGAAGTACTCGCCGTGCTCGTTGCGCAGGGACAGCCCGTAGAAGTCCGGGCGGGGCACGAACGGTGCCTGCAGGCCGCCGGTCAGCTTCCCCACGGTGAACACCGAGTTCTCGATGGTGAACTGCACCGCCAGCGTCAGCACCATCACGTAGATCGGCGACAGGCGGGCCGAGACCACCGCCACGGCGATCGAGATCGCCACGACCACACCGGTTCCGAACAACGCGGCGACCGGGAACGGCCAGTTGAGCCCCTCGGTGTTCGACCGGTAGGCCCACCCGGACACGTAGATCGCCGTACCGGTCAGGCCCGCCTGCATCAGCGTGATCTCGCGGGCGTACCCGGCGACGATCAAGGTCCCCAGGGCGACGATGCCCATGATGAAGGACATCTGGAGGATGAACAGCCAGTAGCTGTTCTCGAAGGTACCCAGCAGGATCCCGACGAGCAGCAACACGGGTCTACCGACGCCTAGTCCACCGCGTCGCGACAGACCCGGGAATGCTTCCTGCGATGCGGACTTGTCCCGGCCGGCTGCCGACCTTCTGGAGTTGGTGAGCGTCAGGCTGGACACGGCGTCTCCCGGGACCTGATAAAGACTGACTAGTCGGTTTTGATTATCTTATACCGTTGGAAACCGGGTTGTAACCTCACCTGTGAGCTCTGGGAGGGCGTGTGCCGAAGATCGGTCCGGAGGCTCGTGCGGCGCGGCGGAACCAGTTCACCGAGGCGGCCCGCGATCTCGCGGTCGAGGCTGGGTTCCGGAACATGACGATCGACGACGTCTGCGCCCGGGCAGGCCTGTCCAAGGGGGCGTTCTACGTACACTTCAGCTCCAAGCAGGAGCTGCTGCACGCCATGTTGGACGAGGAGATCGCCGACGTGGACAAGCTGCTGGACGCTCTGGCGGCCGGCGACGGCTCGGAGTTGGAAAAGGTCCGGGCCTTCGTCCGGACGATGGTTCAGCGTGCGCAGGATCCTGCTGAGGTCGCGTTGCGCGCCGAGCTTTGGTCCCACGTCGGGGTCGACGAGGAATTGCGGGACCGCATTGCCGAGGCAGTCCGATCCCGACGCGTGCGACTGGCCGGCTTTGCCACCGCCGGCGCCCTCTCGGGTGAGTTGGCCGAGGTGCCGGCCAACGCATTCGGCGCAGTGCTGGTCGCGCTGGTCGACGGCCTGTTGCTGCACCACGCCGTCGACCCGACCGGTTTCCGGTGGCAGAACATCTCCCGGGTCATCGACATCCTGCTCGATCACCTGGCGGTTCCCGTCATGGTCTGAGCTGCCTCGCGGCACACGGGCGGGCTCAGGTGCAGGCCCAGATGCTTGTCGCCAACAGCCAAAGCAGGTCCGCCGCGAACAGGGCGACGACGATGCAGGTCAGTGGACCGGCCGCCCGGAGCCGCTCCCGGAAACCCTCCGGCGGCGGCTCCCAGCGCTGCAGCGCGTCGGCCAGGTTCGGGTGTCCGCGGCGCAGGTCGTCCGCCATTGCCTCCAGCACGGCCTGCTCGTCCGGTGTCCTCATGCGTTCTCGTCCCCTCCGCGATGCGTAATCACCGCTCGGTGTCCGGGCGTTGGTTGGACGATCGACTGGCGCGCGGCATTGCCGGGCTCGCCCTCGGACCCGGCGGCTTGGTCCGGCCGCGCCTCGTTCCACGCCCGCAGAACGTCCAGGTGTCCCAGCCAGCCGATGACCAGGTGTTCGGCAGAGACGACCGGAAGTCCGCCATGGCCGTTGTGGAGCAGGATCGACAAGGCTGAGTCCAAGCTCTGCTCCGGCCGCAGATTGGGGACCACCGTGGCGAGCTGGCCGGCGGTTGCCGCTAGCGCTTCGGAACGTGCCGCTCTTTCGGCATCGGCGGCTACCACGATTCCGCCATAGGTGCCGTCGTCCCGGATGACCGGGGCGGCCTCGGTCGCTCCGCCCGCCAGTCGGTCGATCACGGCGGTCAACGGGGCATCGGCGGGCAGCGGCTCCGGTGCCGAAGACATGGCCTGCGCGACGGTCAGGGTCTCAAGTGCATTGGAGTTACGCGGACCGAGCAGGTCAATGCCTCTACGACGCAGTTTGAGGGTGTAGATCGTGTCCGCGGAGATCAGGTTGCTGACGCCCGCGGCCAGGACGACGGCGACCATCAAGGGCAGGATGATTGTGTAGTCGCCGGTGACCTCGAAGATGATCAAAACCGCGGTGATCGGCGCCCGCGCCGAGCCGGCGAACACCGCGCCCATGCCGATCAGGCCGTAAGCCCCGGGGGCTGCCGTGACGGACGGCGCCAACTGGTGCACGATCTGCCCGTAACCGCTTCCCAGCATGGCGCCCATGAACAGGGAGGGCGCGAACACGCCACCGGAACCACCTATCGCGATGGTCAGACTGGTCGCGAGAATTTTGCCGACCAGCAACGCCGCCAGAAGGCGCACCCCGTAGGCGCCGCCGACGGCATGCGCAAGTACCGGGTACCCGACTCCGTACAGCTGCGGCAGTCCCAGCAACAACAGGCCGAGGAGCACTCCGCCTGCCGCCGGGCGCAGCCATTCCGGACCGCGCCACAGCCGGTCGGCCAGGTCCTCGGCGCCGTACAGGACGCGGACGAACCCCACGCCCACGACCGCGGCCAACAGTCCCAGCAGGGCGTAGGCGAGGTACTCGCGGACCGACACGACCTGGAACTGCGGCAGGTTCAGGAACGGCCGGTCGCCGAAGGCTGCCCGGCCGATGACCGCTGCCGTGACCGAGGCCAGGACCACCACGCCGAAGGATTCGGTGGCGAAGTCGCGCAGGATCAGCTCGAGAGCGAAGAACACCGCCGCGATGGGGGCGTTGAAGGTGGCCGAGATCCCGCCTGCTGCGCCGCAGGCGACCATGAGCCGCAACCGGTTGTCGGGCATACGTAACAGCTGACCCGCCGTCGAACCGAGCGCGGACCCGACCTGCACGATCGGACCTTCGCGCCCCACCGAGCCGCCCGAACCGATGCACAGGGCGGAGGCCAACGACTTGATCAGGGCCACCTGAGGGGGGATGCGCCCACCGCGCTGCGCGACGGCCAGCATCACCTCCGGGACGCCGTGGCCGCGAGCCTCCCGGGCGAACCGATTGACCAAGGGGCCGTAGACGAGGCCACCGAGCACCGGCGTGACGATCACGAACGCGACGCCCAGACCAGGGAAGTGCGAGGTGCCGACTCGGCCCGCGTCGCTGTAGTCGTCGCGTCCGGTGAACAACTGCGTGCACCACACCACCAGGTATCGGAACAGGACAGCCCCGGCCCCCGCCCCGGCGCCCACGAACAGGGCCAGCGGGACGAGCCCGGGTGGCGAGCCACGCAACCAGTCGTGTGCCGACCTGGCGAGGTCTGCGGGAACCCGCAGTGGGCCGAAGGTCCGTGCACCCGCCGGCGGCGCACCGGTCACTGAGCACTCCTGTTCAGCGGGGACGGGCGGTTGGTCGGAACCCTAAGACGAAGACCGACTGGTCGGTTTCTATGACAGTGTAGCCACCGCCGCGCACCGGTCACCCCGCCCCTCCGGCCCGCGCGCGCCGGTGGCTGCGGCCCGCAAGTCGACAACTCCTGTCGGGAAGGCCGAGGAGTGGCCATCGTCCAGTCCGATCCCGCCCTCGTGCTCCCCGACGTCCTGCACACATATCGCAGCGCCCTCGGTCCGCACCCCCGGAACGGTTGGACGCGGTGTTCCGGATGGGCTCCAAGCAGCATCGGGCGGCGGGCCGCCTGCTGATGCAGCGTCAGGCAGGTCGGGAACAACTCACCGCATGGGCAGATCAGTCCGGCTCAGTTGTCTCGAACGTGATCCATGCCATGGCGCAGAGCAGGTTTCGTCGTCCATCGATGGGAGGGATCCAACCGGCGGGCGTACTTCCGAGTCCTCGTACTACAGGACTCAGCCTCGGTGCGCCCGGTCACGTGGCGTTCTCGATCGGCGCTAGTGCGCGAGCACGGAGGAGCCCTTCTTGCCGAAGTGGTCGACCAGGATGATGACCAGGAAGAGGATGCTGACCACGACCAGTTCTTGCCAACCGATGCTGACGGTTCCGAACAGGCCGGACTTCAGCATCGAGTCGAGGATCGCCAGCGTGACCGCGCCGAGCAGCGCCAGCGGGATGCTCGAGAATGCGCCGAGCACGCACACGATCAGGGCCCGCAGGAAGATGAACAAGATGGCGGTGGTGTCGGTGCCGACGTAGTTGCCCAGCAGGATGCCGCCGAGCGCCGAGATCGCCCCGGAGATCGCGTAAACGGAGGTGCCGACCTGACCGATTGGCACGCCGACCAGCTTGCTGGCCTCGATGTTGTCGGCGATCGCCCGGACGTAGATGCCGAAGCGGGTGCGCTGCAGCAGGACTGTGAACCCGATGACCACCACACCCAGGACGATCAGTGTCATCAGCTGGTGCACGGTCACCACCTGCACCCCGACATGGAATTTGCCGGTGCCGAACGGTGAGGGGGCAGGCTCGTTCTCCGACTTGTTGTACTGGAACAACAACCCGATGAGGATCAGCATCACCGCCAGCGAGAAGTTGGTCAGCGTCACCTTCGGGTAGTTCGCCAGCTTGCTGCTGGTCACCACCAGCCCATAGAGGGCAGCGACCAGCGCGCCTGCGGCCATCAGCCCGATGACCACCGGCCACATGGGCCAATGCGGCCGGCTGGAACCGCCCCCAGCTCCGCCGCCGAGCAGTGCGCTGTTCACCCCCGGCGCCGAGCCGGCCCCGCTGCCCGAGCAGAGGTACCAGAACAGCAGCGTGCCCCCCATCACGATGCCACCGTGCAGGAACGCCACGGTCCGGCTGATCCGGTAGCTGAGCACCATCGCCACCGCAATGAGGCCGTAGAGGCCCGCGGTCGTCACGCCGTTGACTACCGAGGGCCAGAAGATCGCCCGGTTGAACGACAGAGCAGTCAGGGAATCCATGAGGGGCATCGGCTTTGCTTTCCATGGGACAACGGTGAACGGCCACCCAGCGGCCTCGCGGCGGATGGATGCGCCCGGCGGAGAGCGACCTGTCTCGGATCTTCTGCCCAGAGTATGAATGAATAGTGAACGTGACGGCGATCCGTGACGCGTCCCACAGCTTGACCTCCCGCGATCGCTCAAACCACCCAGGTGGGTCGCGCCGGTTGCGATGCGCGCGCGGGATCTGATACTGCCTCGGATGAGCGGAAGGGCCCCTTCGGTCTGACGGTGCTGATCCTGCGTCAGAACTAGGAAGCGGTGTCACGGCAGTGACGAATACGGATGCACGCAGCCTGGGAAGATCGTGACCCGCAGAACAGATCTTTGCAGCCCCAGGTCGGGTGTCTCCGATCGTGTGACGATGTCGCGGTCAGGTGGGGCTTTCGTCAACGCCGGGCCGAGCCGGGCTGGCGACTCCGGGTAGGACAGCGTCTTTCGAGGCCACGGAGGTCGCTTCCGGTCCTGCGGTCAGCCGCCAGACGATCCAGGCGATGAGCGCCCCGATCGCCGGGGGGATCCCGGCGAACATCAACAGGACCTGCCACCAGCTCACAGCCGTCCTTCCTTCCCTCCGTCCGGCGCGTCCGCCGATGCGGCCCCACGCGCAGGTGAGCGTCGGCGCTCCGATGAGCACGGGCCTGGACGTCGACCACGTAAGAAGCCTGCGGTCCGATGGATTCCAGTTTGATGAACGACCGAGTCGACCGGGGCTGGTTTGGAGGGCGACCCCGCCCCGTTGAAGGTGCGGGAACGCTGCGTCGGCGAGGCACAGAGCTGCCAAGTCTGGGGCTCACGTGCTGACCCTCGCCGCATGACGCCGCCACAACGCATCCACCGCCCTCAGCAGTCTGACGCACGGTCAGAATTCTCCCGCCGGAGCGCGTGAGCACCAGGCAGAGCGAGCGCCAGTTGGCGCTTCTGGTGCACCGTGGACAGTGGGGCGGGCTCCGGCGTCACGCCCCCGGCGACACAGACGATGTCGCGTCACCCGGCCATGGCGGGCGGCAATTCCGGGGCATGCCGTTCGACCGGTTCACACTGAGCGGCATCGGGCACGGGCTCGGTTCAGCGCCGGTGCCTGGGGCCCACCTGGGTTGCCCGCCATGTCGGGCTGGGGCGAATGGCCTGGAGGCGTTCGGGGGGTCTGTGGGCAGCGACCGTGCTGCTGTTGGGGAGGATCCCCCCGGAGTCGTCGAACAGGACGACTCCGTTGCACAGCAGGCTCCAGCCCTGCTCCGGGTGGGCCGCGACGGTATGGGCTGCCTCGCGGTCGCTCGCATCCGCGTCCGGGCACTGCGGCTCGTGCGGGCATGTGGTCACGACTTCCCGACCGTCCGTTCGCCTCGTCAGCCTTCACCCGCCGCGCGCGGTGGGCGCCGGAGGGCATGCCTCGATGGCTCGGGAGCCACGGCCTGCCTCCCTTCGCTGGGTACAGGTGGGGAAAGGCGTCGAAGGTGTATAGAACCGGGTGCTCCGTTATTGGTTCATGAACACGAGAACCTCCGCGCGATCGGTGTCGTCGAGGCGGGAGAGCTGCGGACGCACGTCGGGGGGCCGGCGACCCGCGGGGTCCCCGTCGGCTGAGAGGCGGCCTGCCTCCGCCTCGACCGACCGGGCAGCGGCGACCCACTGCGCGATGGCCTGGTTCCACGCCGACACTGACCGGTAGCCGGAGTCGGCGCTGACCGGCCCCGGGTCGGCGCCGCAAGTGAGCAGGCATCAGTTGCGGTGATAAGTGAGCGCGTCCATGTGGTCATGCCGGGTGATCAACGCCACCCGTCGAATCGAAATTCATGCTGCCTTCCGCAATTCGGATCCTGATCGTGACCGCAATCCGGATCCCATTCATTCCGGCTTCATCTGCGAACGGCCGCGAGCGACTTTCGCGCACAGATAACTGAGATTTCGGTTCCCGCGGTGAAACGCGGGTCGGGTCGGACGCGATGGAACAATGCAGAATGGCGTAATTGAGGGCAATCCCGACGCACGGATACGGCAGTGCATCATTCGGGATCCCCGGAGAGGAGTATTTCATGAAAATGCGAGGAAGAAATGACCGATCGAGCCGGGCGCGACAGGCGGTCCAGGTCGGCGTGGGAACCGCTGTGCTGCTGACCAGCGCGCTCGCGACACCTGCGGCCGCCACGGGTTCGGGGGCCGCCGGGGGCGGCTTCGACTACACGAACAAGGCCAGCTACATCTTGGACATGCGCAGCGCCGGACTGGAGTTCGAGGACCACATCCCGGCCGTCATCTATCAGGACGTCGGCTACAGCGGGGTGAACCTTTCGCACGACATCGGCGAGGCGCAGGGCAGGTGCGAGTCCGACGGCGCCACGTACTGGTTGGGCCAGTACGTGGAGGAAGCCGTCCTGGGCAAGGGCGCGGCGCCGCCCGATGCCGGCAGTGTCCAGGGCGGGTACCAGAACCCCGTGTACGCGCGCGACGTGAAGCCGAACATCGCCGCCGGCAACAGCCTCTCCGACCGGTCGCCGGGCATCACCAACTACCTGCCCCCGGGGCAGCGAATCGCGCCGATTCCCTCTGACGGGACACCGGTCTACGTGACGGCGCACTGCGACAGCGACGTGAAAGGAAGCGGGTCCGGAAACGTCGCCGACCTGGTGAACAACGCCGACGTCGTCGGCTCGACCACGACCTCGAACCTGGACCGGGCGACCGGGGTGTACACCACCACCGCGCGGGCGTACGTCACCGGCATCAAGAACGCCGGCGACCTCAACACGATCAATTCCTTCATGCAGGTCAGCCAGAAGCCCGACGGCAGCCAACCGCTGGTCACCTACCGGCTGTCGTTCTTCACCGCCGCACCGGGCGGCTCGCGCACCGCGTTCGGCCGCAAGGGGTTCACCTTCTCCGGCAACAACGTGCCGGCCGACCAGCTGACCAAGCAGTTCAACTCGCAGGCGGCCACGTTGTCCGCCGCCGGTTCGGCGCTCGGGCCGCTCGGCTTCCAGGTCCTGGCCCCGAAGACCGGCGTCGAGGGTTCGACCGAGGCGGGCACCACCGGCCTGCACTACATCACCGCACCGGCCATCCAGGGCGAGGCGGGGCTGAAGTCCCGCAACGGAACCGTCGGCCAGGACCAGTACGCCCGCTTCGGGTCGATAACCTTCACCGGGATCTACAACCAGCCCTGACGTCTGGCCACCCGCCGTGGCCAGGCACCGGATGTGCGGGCTGGGTGACGGCTCCTGCACCCCTCCCGCGCATCGCCGGGCGCCGGGCGGCTGACGGGTCGTCAGTTGTGTTGCGCGTGGACAGCGGCGATTGCGCGACGGTCCGGGGTGGCTGTCCCGGAGCACCTGGCACGAGGCCTTGACCGCCGGTGCGGCGGCGGGCGGGACGTCCGCCTTTCTCCCACGTAGAGAACTGACAGGGGGCGGATCTTCGGAACCTGCCTTTGCGGCCGGCTCATTGACGCCGGCGCTCCGATCGCTACGGCTTGGCGCCGTGCCGGTCGTCAGCTGATGGGCGGGTCGCTGGATCGGTGCGCGGGCGCGACGGTGAGGCCGGATCGGTCCGACCCCGCGGGGCAGCCCTGCTGGGCGGGATCGGGTAGCGGTCCCCACAGCTTCCGTGGGCCCCACGGGGCTTTCGGCTCCACGCCCGCGCGGCGGGCCCGCGGGGTCAACGAACCGAAGTAGGACAGGGCCACCCCGCCACTGATCCAAAGCAGCGCCTCGATGGTGTCCACCGGACAACTCCATCTCTCCGTGATCAGGTTAGGGAAACTCTCGAACGTTCTGCCACGGCTGCGGCTGTCGAGTACGCGGGGTCGACGCTGATCCGCGTGCCCGGGCGGGACCGGGGGTCCCTCGGTCCGGTGCGCCGACCCGGGCAGGGGGTGCGCCCGCGCCGGTGGTGTCCGGACGCCCGGCGCGCCCCCTTTCCAGGTGATCCGATCCTCCCGCCCGCTGATGATTGATTCAGGACTACGGGCTGTGCCGGGGCTGTGCATCGACGTGCCCCGGCGCGTTGCTCCCCGCCGTTTCGATCGGCGTCCTTTGCAGCTCGCCGTACGCGGTCGATCATTACCGGACTCTTCATTCTTGTGCCGGTACGGTGCCCAGGACCCGCCCAGGCCGCTGCGGCCAGCGCGCGCTGCCGGGTCCGGGCGAGCATCCATTTGGGAGATACGGCGATGGTCGTGGTGTCGGTCGCCATCTGGTCGGCCATGGGGGCCGTTTGCCTGCGGTTGCTGAGCAACGGTGGCCGGCTGCGCCCGATCACGGCGTTCGTCGTCGTGCTCACCGGCCTGGGCTGGCTCACGATCGCCGTGTCCCTGACATTCGGGCCGTTCTTGGCCTCTTTCGCCTCCGACAGCGCCCCGATGCTGAGCCCCGCCGGGTCGGCCGGGCGTACCGGACACTCCAGCACCGACCAGTTGTCGTCCAGACCTGCCGGATTCGCGACCGGGGCCTCCGGCCGGTCCTAGCGGGTACGGCACTGGTTGCGCGCAGCGCCGGACCGCAGCGGGTCCGATCCGGTCCGGCCGACGGGTCCCCGAGTTGTGGGCGAATGTCTCGGGTGGGTCGAATGCCGAACTGACATGGCATCACATCTTGCGGTGGGTGCGACGTGCGTGGGGGCGTCGGGCTGTCCGATGACCATCGCCGCCGAGGGGACTCAGGTCTGAAAAGCGTTGCCTTCGGGAGATTCAGAATCGGCCGGACCGGGCGCGGCGCATCGACGAGGAATCATTCCCCGAAAAATCATGCGGAAGTTGTCCGGGATGCGTTTCATGAATTCATCGGAATTGTCGTCATGACATATTCGTGACCCTGCGTCACATTAATATCTCGAAACCGCTCTCTCAGGTTCCGTACCGAAATGTCCGGTTCATCCTGGAGGTGTCGAACCCAATTCAAAGGGAGTTCTTATGAGACACCATGTCCACGGACTGGCGAAGGTGGTGCCGATCGTCGCGGCCTCGGGCCTGCTGCTGGCGGCCTGCGGCAGCGGCGGCAGCGGCGACGCCGTGGCCCAGCAGCCTGCGGCACCGGCGGTCGCCGCGGTCCCGGGTGGCAGCGCCCCGACCCCCGGCAAGGCCGCCGATGGCCCCGCCGCCTCGACGGGCGGCGCGGCGGCGACCACGAAAGCCGCCGCGCCGAACCCGGCGCGGCCGCCGGCACTCGCCCCCCTGCGCGTGCCGGCGAGC
This genomic window from Sporichthyaceae bacterium contains:
- a CDS encoding branched-chain amino acid ABC transporter permease translates to MLLLVGILLGTFENSYWLFILQMSFIMGIVALGTLIVAGYAREITLMQAGLTGTAIYVSGWAYRSNTEGLNWPFPVAALFGTGVVVAISIAVAVVSARLSPIYVMVLTLAVQFTIENSVFTVGKLTGGLQAPFVPRPDFYGLSLRNEHGEYFFLMGISIVCIVLVERFRSSRYGRAMMAVGNDKQAAAAVGINPWTYRIGAFALGGLFAGVGGAFWAPQLGAPPGISQFFAMQSLFYLAIPVFAGFDSVPAVFVTGMFFMALPMALEQYHFQPLLLGGVALMAGVFLGPRGISGFSADLVQRVRHILATAGPRGLLRLIARPRKPSWLHRPDRAGARSYKKLRAEDSGADFWSSDRHGAAIS
- a CDS encoding TetR/AcrR family transcriptional regulator: MPKIGPEARAARRNQFTEAARDLAVEAGFRNMTIDDVCARAGLSKGAFYVHFSSKQELLHAMLDEEIADVDKLLDALAAGDGSELEKVRAFVRTMVQRAQDPAEVALRAELWSHVGVDEELRDRIAEAVRSRRVRLAGFATAGALSGELAEVPANAFGAVLVALVDGLLLHHAVDPTGFRWQNISRVIDILLDHLAVPVMV
- a CDS encoding chloride channel protein; this translates as MTGAPPAGARTFGPLRVPADLARSAHDWLRGSPPGLVPLALFVGAGAGAGAVLFRYLVVWCTQLFTGRDDYSDAGRVGTSHFPGLGVAFVIVTPVLGGLVYGPLVNRFAREARGHGVPEVMLAVAQRGGRIPPQVALIKSLASALCIGSGGSVGREGPIVQVGSALGSTAGQLLRMPDNRLRLMVACGAAGGISATFNAPIAAVFFALELILRDFATESFGVVVLASVTAAVIGRAAFGDRPFLNLPQFQVVSVREYLAYALLGLLAAVVGVGFVRVLYGAEDLADRLWRGPEWLRPAAGGVLLGLLLLGLPQLYGVGYPVLAHAVGGAYGVRLLAALLVGKILATSLTIAIGGSGGVFAPSLFMGAMLGSGYGQIVHQLAPSVTAAPGAYGLIGMGAVFAGSARAPITAVLIIFEVTGDYTIILPLMVAVVLAAGVSNLISADTIYTLKLRRRGIDLLGPRNSNALETLTVAQAMSSAPEPLPADAPLTAVIDRLAGGATEAAPVIRDDGTYGGIVVAADAERAARSEALAATAGQLATVVPNLRPEQSLDSALSILLHNGHGGLPVVSAEHLVIGWLGHLDVLRAWNEARPDQAAGSEGEPGNAARQSIVQPTPGHRAVITHRGGDENA
- a CDS encoding L-lactate permease, which produces MFRQVLDPFDNLAATATVALLPLAVLLVLLVVLRQTAWLAALVGSLVTFLIAWAAWDMPFDLGARAYYYGSLNGLWAVDWITFWGLILFNTLVVTGRFDRLRAWLVAQGTADVRIQTLLFAWAFGALLEGLVGFGYPWAVVAPLLIGLRIPDKDAIRVAAIANNAPVSYGALGAPVIALAAVTGLPLIDLSGSIGAVVAVLALLPPFILIYLVSGKRGLRDGWPLAIVGSLGYIAGQLPVAVYLGPYLPDVIGSITCFVALFVLIRFWRPATVLGYGGEPVSQADIDADRNRGPALSASAVLGAWLPFLVLIGVVVAWTGPWSRLPGVSWLTLKVGAISAVSHKPIKAAFDFKPWIGGTSILVSWLIVAVLLRLSFAQLRQIFAKTLRQIWGAALVGVFIFGLAYVYNYSGMAASLASALSKMGDWFILFSPILGLIGVALSGSNTSTNAMFGAVQVLVGKLRGFPPLLLPTLNSVGAEVGKPIAPQTASVGVATTRFVRKEGEIIRHNFGWTLVILAWLLLIGVARYLAFDW
- a CDS encoding branched-chain amino acid ABC transporter permease, translating into MDSLTALSFNRAIFWPSVVNGVTTAGLYGLIAVAMVLSYRISRTVAFLHGGIVMGGTLLFWYLCSGSGAGSAPGVNSALLGGGAGGGSSRPHWPMWPVVIGLMAAGALVAALYGLVVTSSKLANYPKVTLTNFSLAVMLILIGLLFQYNKSENEPAPSPFGTGKFHVGVQVVTVHQLMTLIVLGVVVIGFTVLLQRTRFGIYVRAIADNIEASKLVGVPIGQVGTSVYAISGAISALGGILLGNYVGTDTTAILFIFLRALIVCVLGAFSSIPLALLGAVTLAILDSMLKSGLFGTVSIGWQELVVVSILFLVIILVDHFGKKGSSVLAH